In the genome of Pseudarthrobacter sp. IC2-21, one region contains:
- a CDS encoding beta-ketoacyl-[acyl-carrier-protein] synthase family protein: protein MNAVQNQPRALITGIGTINPLGSAVAETWSGLLSGKSGIAALDEEWAEQLPVRMAGQVTADLSEHLSTRELKRMDRCGQLALVAAREAWKQAGAPEVDPERFAVVIGSAYGGLGSTLEQDRALASGGPRRVSPHTLTRLMVNGPAAWVSIDLGARGGARTPVSACASGAEAIVQAAEMIRSGAADVVIAGGVDASVNDLVITGFSQIRALSTRNEDPQRASRPFDGARDGFVLAEGAGIVVLESEAHARARGAAVLGAVAGGAVTSDANDIVAADPAMQQRVMQKALASAGMTAAEIGFVHAHATSTPVGDRLEAQAISAIFGADVPVTSTKGHTGHLLGGAGALAAVVVVEALQTGQLPGTVNIEALDPEVNLNVVTENAHALAPGTAPAGLVNAFGFGGHSVALVITGA, encoded by the coding sequence ATGAACGCAGTTCAGAACCAGCCCCGTGCGCTGATCACCGGAATTGGCACCATCAACCCGCTCGGCTCAGCCGTGGCCGAGACATGGTCCGGCCTGTTGTCGGGGAAGTCCGGAATCGCGGCGTTGGATGAGGAATGGGCGGAGCAACTGCCCGTACGGATGGCCGGGCAGGTCACCGCCGACCTGTCCGAGCATCTCAGCACACGCGAGCTGAAGCGGATGGACCGGTGCGGACAACTGGCACTGGTTGCTGCCCGGGAGGCGTGGAAGCAGGCCGGCGCCCCGGAGGTCGATCCCGAGCGGTTTGCCGTGGTGATCGGCTCTGCCTACGGCGGCCTCGGCTCCACCCTGGAGCAGGACCGGGCCCTGGCCAGCGGCGGTCCCCGCCGGGTGTCCCCGCACACGCTCACCCGGCTGATGGTCAACGGCCCGGCCGCGTGGGTTTCCATCGACCTTGGTGCCCGCGGCGGTGCCCGCACCCCGGTCAGCGCCTGCGCGTCCGGTGCCGAAGCCATTGTCCAGGCCGCCGAAATGATCAGGTCCGGAGCGGCCGACGTCGTCATTGCCGGCGGTGTGGACGCCTCGGTGAACGATTTGGTGATCACCGGTTTTTCGCAGATCCGCGCGCTTTCCACGCGCAACGAGGATCCGCAGCGGGCATCGCGCCCGTTCGACGGCGCCCGCGACGGCTTTGTGCTTGCTGAAGGCGCCGGGATTGTGGTGCTGGAAAGTGAAGCGCACGCCCGTGCGCGCGGTGCTGCCGTCCTTGGCGCCGTGGCCGGCGGGGCAGTCACCTCCGACGCCAACGACATCGTCGCAGCCGATCCGGCCATGCAGCAGCGGGTCATGCAGAAGGCCCTGGCATCAGCAGGCATGACGGCCGCCGAGATCGGCTTCGTCCATGCCCACGCCACGTCCACTCCGGTAGGGGACCGGCTGGAGGCGCAGGCCATCAGCGCGATCTTCGGCGCGGACGTCCCGGTGACGTCGACCAAGGGCCACACCGGCCACCTACTGGGCGGCGCGGGCGCGCTGGCCGCCGTGGTGGTGGTCGAGGCATTGCAGACCGGGCAGCTGCCGGGAACGGTCAACATCGAAGCGCTGGATCCTGAAGTGAACCTGAACGTCGTCACGGAGAACGCCCACGCCCTGGCGCCGGGCACCGCACCCGCCGGCCTGGTCAACGCCTTCGGCTTCGGCGGCCACAGTGTTGCGCTGGTGATTACGGGGGCCTGA
- the radA gene encoding DNA repair protein RadA, which translates to MATKTSRASKAPAYKCAECGWTTVKWVGRCGECQAWGSVEETGAAVARTTAATTVLEPARRIAEVDATTAAFLPTGVDELDRVLGGGLVPGAVILLAGEPGVGKSTLLLDVAAKFARTAQDVLYVTGEESAAQVKLRAERIDAVADSLYLSAETDLGQALGQVEKIEPRLLIVDSVQTLSSADVDGSAGGVSQVREVAASIIAAAKRRNMTTLLVGHVTKDGSIAGPRLLEHLVDVVCQFEGERHSRLRMLRAVKNRYGPTDDVGCFDLNEKGIEGLTDPSGLFVSRTKEPVSGTCITVTMEGRRPLLAEVQSLLAESPNSQPRRATSGLDSSRVSMLLAVLQQRAGLLLHKDDSYVATVGGVKLSEPATDLAVALAVASAKARKPLPIRLIAFGEVGLAGEVRPVPGINQRIQEAHRLGFTHAVVPASHNGPGPVPAGFSVREVEHLTEALSLLIG; encoded by the coding sequence ATGGCAACAAAGACTTCCCGCGCTTCCAAAGCGCCTGCATACAAGTGCGCAGAATGCGGCTGGACCACGGTCAAGTGGGTGGGGCGCTGCGGTGAGTGCCAGGCGTGGGGCAGCGTTGAGGAAACCGGAGCGGCCGTGGCGCGTACGACGGCGGCCACAACAGTTCTGGAACCGGCGCGGCGGATTGCCGAGGTGGACGCCACCACCGCGGCGTTCCTGCCCACCGGCGTGGATGAACTGGACCGTGTCCTGGGCGGCGGCCTGGTCCCCGGCGCCGTGATTCTGCTGGCCGGCGAGCCCGGCGTGGGCAAGTCCACGCTGCTCCTGGACGTCGCCGCGAAATTCGCCCGGACTGCCCAGGACGTGCTCTACGTGACCGGGGAGGAGTCCGCCGCCCAGGTGAAGCTGCGCGCGGAGCGGATCGACGCCGTCGCGGATTCCCTGTACCTATCAGCGGAAACGGACCTCGGCCAGGCACTGGGGCAGGTCGAAAAGATTGAGCCGCGGCTGCTGATTGTGGACTCGGTCCAGACCCTGAGCAGCGCGGACGTGGACGGCAGCGCAGGCGGGGTGTCGCAGGTGCGTGAGGTGGCGGCCTCCATCATCGCGGCGGCCAAGAGGCGCAACATGACCACCCTGCTGGTAGGCCATGTGACCAAGGACGGATCCATCGCCGGGCCGCGGCTGCTCGAGCACCTGGTGGATGTGGTGTGCCAGTTCGAGGGCGAACGCCATTCCCGGCTGCGCATGCTGCGCGCGGTAAAGAACCGCTACGGGCCCACGGACGATGTTGGCTGTTTTGACCTTAACGAGAAGGGCATCGAGGGCCTCACGGACCCCAGCGGACTGTTCGTCAGCCGGACCAAGGAGCCCGTTTCCGGCACCTGCATCACGGTGACCATGGAGGGGCGGCGGCCGCTGCTGGCCGAAGTGCAGTCGCTGCTGGCCGAGAGCCCCAACTCCCAGCCCCGCCGCGCCACCAGCGGTTTGGACAGCTCGCGGGTTTCCATGCTCCTCGCCGTCCTGCAGCAGCGCGCCGGCTTGCTGTTGCACAAGGACGATTCCTATGTGGCCACGGTGGGCGGGGTGAAACTCAGCGAACCTGCCACGGACCTTGCCGTTGCGCTGGCGGTGGCGTCAGCCAAGGCGCGGAAGCCACTGCCCATCCGGCTGATCGCTTTTGGTGAAGTTGGCCTGGCCGGCGAGGTCCGCCCGGTGCCCGGCATCAACCAGCGCATCCAGGAAGCCCACCGTCTGGGTTTCACCCACGCCGTGGTTCCGGCCAGCCACAACGGTCCCGGGCCTGTTCCCGCGGGATTTTCGGTCCGCGAGGTGGAGCACCTTACCGAGGCGCTGAGCCTGCTCATCGGCTAG
- a CDS encoding FUSC family protein, whose protein sequence is MAAAGGLLASRRFLRGRIRTGLIRSRNSLLPAVQMTACAVGAYAFAEYVLGHSGPLFAATSSLIALGFSRDPRLRRVMEVGLGCTIGIAVGDLLLHWLGSGIWQAAVVLLFSILLARFLDSGTIFTTQLGLQSLLVVLLPAPAGGPFTRSLDAVVGGLCALLVTVLIPKDPRREPREDVRKILHELAEVLRECASALRESDSTQAWHALIRGRNCQPLVDRMRQSLRASNEVATLAPAYRRHRDELDRLDSSLDFIDLALRNSRVFARRLTSAINHAALSDEATENISDVLEETAAAIDELSLGLAETHDGVRRAHLRTARHELSEVALRLHPKLLEVQRLEGETVVMLFRPLMVDLLEATGMDAREARDILPGL, encoded by the coding sequence ATGGCCGCAGCAGGAGGACTCTTAGCAAGCAGGCGATTCCTGCGCGGTCGCATCCGCACGGGCCTGATCCGGAGCCGGAATTCACTGCTCCCCGCAGTCCAGATGACGGCGTGCGCGGTGGGTGCCTACGCCTTCGCCGAGTACGTGCTGGGGCATTCCGGCCCCCTTTTCGCCGCCACCTCGTCACTGATCGCCTTGGGCTTCTCGAGGGATCCCCGCCTGCGCCGCGTCATGGAGGTGGGCCTGGGCTGCACCATCGGCATTGCGGTGGGGGATCTGCTCCTGCACTGGCTGGGCAGCGGAATCTGGCAGGCCGCCGTCGTCCTTCTTTTCTCCATCCTGTTGGCCCGCTTCCTGGACAGCGGCACCATCTTCACCACCCAGCTGGGGCTGCAGTCCTTGCTGGTGGTGCTGCTGCCGGCGCCCGCGGGTGGCCCTTTCACCCGGAGCCTGGACGCCGTGGTGGGCGGCCTGTGCGCCCTGCTGGTGACCGTGCTGATCCCGAAGGATCCCCGCCGCGAGCCCCGCGAGGATGTCCGGAAGATCCTGCACGAGCTCGCCGAGGTGCTCCGCGAGTGCGCCTCCGCACTGCGGGAAAGCGATTCCACCCAGGCCTGGCACGCGCTGATCCGGGGCCGCAACTGCCAGCCCTTGGTGGATCGTATGCGGCAGTCGCTGCGCGCCTCGAACGAGGTGGCCACCCTCGCGCCGGCCTACCGACGGCACCGGGACGAGTTGGACCGGCTGGACAGCTCCCTGGACTTCATTGACCTGGCGCTCCGTAACAGCCGGGTGTTCGCGCGGCGGTTGACCAGTGCCATCAACCATGCGGCGCTGTCCGACGAGGCCACGGAGAACATTTCCGACGTCCTTGAGGAAACCGCGGCTGCCATCGATGAGCTTTCGCTTGGCCTTGCCGAAACGCACGACGGCGTCCGGCGCGCCCACCTGCGCACCGCCCGCCACGAACTCAGTGAGGTAGCCCTGCGGCTGCATCCCAAGCTGCTTGAGGTCCAGCGGCTGGAGGGTGAGACCGTGGTGATGCTGTTCCGGCCCCTGATGGTGGACCTCCTGGAAGCCACCGGAATGGACGCACGCGAGGCCCGGGACATACTGCCGGGCCTGTAG
- the pstS gene encoding phosphate ABC transporter substrate-binding protein PstS: MKALRFGRHAAIAVIAAGALALTACGSDNATGNTPAGSQSASGPKVTGTLTGIGASSTGAAMDAWKAGFAAANSGATVQYSPDGSGAGRKAIIDGSAQFAGSDAYLKDEELASSKAKCGPEGAINIPVYISPIAVAFNLPGVTDLKLDAKTVAKIFRGQVATWNDPAIAALNPGVTLPDTKVTPVNRSDDSGTTTNFTEYLAAAAADVWTDKASGVWPASLQGENAKGTSGVVKTVTDTPGAVTYADDSAVGGKLGTASIKVGEEFVKISADAAAKAVEAGKPVEGRSANDVAIKLDRTTTAKGAYPVVLVSYHIVCSTYDKQETVDLVKAFESYVVSDAGQKAAADSAKSAPLSAALAQKATKAIESVKVKS; the protein is encoded by the coding sequence GTGAAGGCACTCCGTTTCGGCCGCCACGCGGCTATTGCTGTAATCGCTGCCGGCGCTCTCGCGCTCACCGCCTGCGGTTCAGACAACGCCACCGGCAACACTCCTGCTGGCAGCCAGTCCGCCAGCGGACCCAAGGTCACCGGCACGCTGACCGGCATCGGCGCTTCTTCGACCGGTGCAGCCATGGACGCCTGGAAGGCCGGCTTCGCCGCCGCCAACTCCGGCGCCACCGTGCAGTACTCCCCGGACGGCTCCGGTGCAGGCCGCAAGGCCATCATTGACGGTTCGGCCCAGTTCGCCGGCTCCGACGCTTACCTCAAGGATGAAGAGCTGGCCAGCTCCAAGGCCAAGTGCGGCCCCGAAGGCGCCATCAACATCCCGGTCTACATCTCCCCGATCGCCGTCGCCTTCAACCTCCCGGGCGTCACCGATCTGAAGCTTGACGCCAAAACCGTGGCCAAGATCTTCCGCGGCCAGGTTGCCACCTGGAACGATCCGGCCATCGCCGCGCTGAACCCGGGCGTCACCCTCCCGGACACCAAGGTCACCCCGGTCAACCGCTCTGACGATTCCGGTACCACCACCAACTTCACCGAGTACCTGGCCGCCGCTGCTGCCGACGTCTGGACCGACAAGGCTTCGGGCGTATGGCCCGCATCCCTGCAGGGCGAGAACGCCAAGGGCACCTCCGGTGTTGTCAAGACGGTCACCGACACCCCGGGCGCCGTGACCTACGCTGATGACTCCGCCGTTGGCGGCAAGCTCGGCACTGCTTCGATCAAGGTTGGCGAAGAATTCGTCAAGATCTCCGCCGACGCCGCCGCCAAGGCTGTCGAAGCGGGCAAGCCGGTCGAAGGCCGCTCCGCCAACGATGTCGCCATCAAGCTTGACCGCACCACCACGGCAAAGGGCGCCTACCCGGTTGTCCTGGTTTCCTACCACATTGTCTGCTCCACCTACGACAAGCAGGAAACCGTTGACCTGGTCAAGGCCTTCGAAAGCTACGTAGTTTCGGACGCCGGCCAGAAGGCCGCTGCCGACTCCGCGAAGTCCGCACCGCTCTCCGCGGCTCTCGCCCAGAAGGCCACCAAGGCCATCGAATCCGTCAAGGTCAAGTCCTAG